Proteins from one Cellulosilyticum lentocellum DSM 5427 genomic window:
- a CDS encoding manganese efflux pump MntP, giving the protein MNLLELFILAVGLSMDAFAVAISKGLSMKKMSFKNAIIIGLYFGIFQAVMPLIGYCLGTRFEDKITAFDHWIAFFLLGFIGINMIREALSKEDDEAEEDDSLSFKSMSVLAIATSIDALAVGVTFAFLNVNIIPAVSFIGIVTFALSILGVKIGNVFGSKYKSKAELAGGLILIGMGLKILLSHL; this is encoded by the coding sequence ATGAATTTACTTGAATTATTTATTTTAGCAGTAGGTTTATCCATGGATGCGTTTGCTGTAGCTATCTCAAAAGGCTTATCCATGAAAAAAATGTCCTTTAAAAATGCCATTATTATTGGACTCTACTTTGGTATCTTTCAGGCTGTAATGCCCCTCATCGGTTATTGCTTAGGCACTCGATTTGAAGATAAAATCACTGCCTTTGATCACTGGATTGCCTTTTTCCTTCTTGGTTTCATCGGCATTAATATGATTAGAGAAGCTTTATCTAAAGAAGATGATGAAGCTGAAGAAGATGACTCTTTAAGCTTTAAATCCATGTCTGTCTTAGCTATTGCCACAAGTATTGACGCCCTTGCAGTAGGTGTAACCTTTGCTTTTCTTAATGTTAATATTATTCCTGCTGTGTCCTTTATCGGTATTGTCACTTTTGCTTTATCTATTCTGGGTGTAAAAATAGGAAACGTATTCGGTAGCAAATACAAGTCAAAAGCTGAACTTGCTGGTGGACTGATTCTCATTGGTATGGGCCTTAAAATTTTACTATCTCATTTGTAA
- a CDS encoding response regulator transcription factor: MYKILIVEDDKVISEEVAKHLMKWGYEVHQTKDFTQVTEEFMAIEPHLVLMDIGLPFFNGYYWCTEIRKKSKVPIIFLSSASDSMNIVMAMNMGADDFITKPFELEVLAAKLQAMLRRTYDFIEECTEIEHKGAILSLSDATLVVGSHKIKLTKNEFLMLQILFENKGKVVSREEIMKKLWDTDYFIDDNTLTVNMGRVRKKLEEAGLVDFITTKKGMGYILENE; this comes from the coding sequence ATGTACAAGATACTCATTGTTGAGGATGACAAGGTTATTAGTGAAGAAGTAGCAAAACATTTGATGAAATGGGGGTATGAGGTTCATCAAACAAAAGATTTTACCCAGGTGACGGAGGAATTTATGGCTATAGAGCCTCACCTAGTGTTGATGGATATAGGTTTACCTTTTTTTAATGGATACTACTGGTGTACAGAGATAAGAAAAAAATCTAAGGTCCCCATTATCTTTTTGTCGTCTGCTAGTGATAGTATGAATATTGTTATGGCCATGAATATGGGGGCAGATGATTTTATAACGAAGCCATTTGAACTAGAAGTACTTGCAGCTAAACTACAAGCTATGCTTAGAAGAACCTATGATTTTATAGAAGAATGTACAGAGATAGAGCATAAAGGCGCTATTTTAAGTTTATCAGATGCCACACTTGTTGTAGGAAGTCATAAAATTAAACTAACAAAAAATGAATTTTTAATGCTTCAAATTTTATTTGAAAATAAGGGGAAGGTTGTATCTAGGGAAGAGATTATGAAAAAGCTTTGGGATACAGATTATTTCATAGATGATAATACTTTAACTGTGAATATGGGGAGAGTACGTAAAAAATTAGAAGAAGCAGGTTTAGTAGATTTTATTACCACTAAAAAGGGAATGGGATATATTTTAGAGAATGAATAA
- a CDS encoding copper amine oxidase N-terminal domain-containing protein: protein MKRKSLGKVIAILLMVVMAIPMLAATINIRVVVNGEKVVFPDAQPYMDSSKRILIPVRFVSEELGAKVDWDLANQKVTITDSSHTVVLIVGKKQITVNGKTKTLDTAASVKNSRTYVPIRFVSEALGATVEWDSKGKSVYINTNGKPIVKDKVLEYRGFSYVVEEGDEYNPKGQYGNEFVMTKAMAKIVFIREENNPLTLRLQASWEMRNGDFYKQCEELEEVLSQQVSKPCVDKIMAYVYKKTAPEAWLDKKEFSDSNYRITVLSNPNSVVELCIYEK from the coding sequence ATGAAAAGAAAGAGTTTAGGTAAGGTAATCGCAATTCTATTAATGGTGGTGATGGCAATACCTATGTTAGCCGCAACCATCAACATTCGAGTAGTAGTAAATGGAGAAAAAGTAGTGTTTCCAGATGCACAGCCCTATATGGATAGCAGTAAACGTATTTTGATTCCAGTCAGATTTGTCAGTGAAGAATTAGGTGCAAAAGTAGATTGGGATCTAGCCAATCAGAAGGTAACTATAACGGATAGTAGTCATACAGTTGTATTAATCGTTGGGAAAAAGCAAATCACAGTAAATGGTAAAACAAAAACTCTAGATACAGCTGCAAGCGTAAAAAATTCTAGAACCTATGTACCTATTCGCTTTGTCAGTGAAGCATTAGGGGCTACTGTGGAATGGGATAGCAAGGGAAAGAGTGTTTATATTAATACAAATGGTAAACCTATTGTAAAAGATAAAGTTCTAGAATATAGAGGATTTAGTTATGTAGTAGAAGAGGGGGATGAGTATAATCCAAAAGGTCAGTATGGAAATGAATTTGTTATGACAAAAGCTATGGCAAAAATAGTTTTTATACGAGAGGAAAATAATCCTCTTACATTAAGGCTACAAGCCAGTTGGGAGATGAGAAATGGTGACTTTTATAAACAATGTGAAGAACTAGAAGAAGTATTGAGTCAACAAGTTAGTAAGCCATGTGTAGACAAAATTATGGCCTATGTTTATAAAAAGACAGCACCTGAAGCATGGTTAGATAAAAAAGAGTTTAGCGATTCCAATTATAGAATTACAGTTCTATCTAATCCTAATTCAGTAGTAGAACTTTGTATTTATGAAAAGTAG
- a CDS encoding WXG100 family type VII secretion target has product MSDLSWLKSSINNSMLEIGKKSNASKNNVNYTRAYWQGEAAESFEQAYEVLQKKGNNVHSKFSSLPSKLVALQSSINQAEEAKRRDLQNRKKK; this is encoded by the coding sequence ATGAGTGACCTATCATGGCTTAAAAGTTCTATTAATAATAGTATGCTAGAGATTGGCAAGAAATCCAATGCATCTAAAAATAACGTGAATTATACGAGAGCGTACTGGCAAGGGGAAGCCGCAGAGAGTTTTGAACAAGCCTATGAAGTTTTGCAGAAAAAAGGCAATAACGTACATAGTAAATTTTCGAGTTTACCAAGTAAGCTTGTTGCATTACAGTCTAGTATTAATCAAGCAGAAGAAGCAAAGAGAAGAGATTTGCAAAATAGGAAGAAGAAATAG
- a CDS encoding CdiA C-terminal domain-containing protein has protein sequence MRIKGEVESIDLKRFSLTPESGLSEKELEELSRAITLKYDADYYNKKNAEEFNQKLDLFNSFITDVNMKAIAMGEAGVDLGVDMVIGAYKLGIEPVARLGDLFVAWNLKNLGRMPQEAFDNKYNDYCTYAENLTSGLGGALTNVFNINLEENTLLSPIYYTFTGFGEYIKGNMTHGETVEYFKRVIESILIVEGGVKALEKGYTIVKNKLATTSTTGVVEGLNQVDDIIKTSDDIRYEKYWENLAKRTDDIPPNWTPDEYQKYINATERVDAELALKKIDADELIEARKKALNEGGVNTVKGGLNTKVHPSKQPNIAAEPVGSRTKINYSDPDLDNIRALTRENEAADTLAKQGYVVEQNPKVPGNKNPDYLIEGEIFDCYSPQKGTSVRNIASGISNKVETGQTNRIILNLDDWHGNGGNLDDLVTQLNEWPIEGLEEVKIINQYHEVINIYP, from the coding sequence TTGCGTATAAAAGGAGAAGTAGAGAGTATAGATTTAAAAAGGTTTAGTTTAACACCTGAAAGTGGTCTCAGTGAGAAGGAACTAGAAGAGTTAAGTAGAGCCATTACTTTAAAATATGATGCAGATTATTACAATAAGAAAAATGCAGAAGAATTTAATCAAAAGTTAGACTTATTTAATAGCTTCATTACAGATGTGAATATGAAGGCTATTGCTATGGGTGAAGCAGGAGTAGACCTAGGAGTAGATATGGTAATAGGGGCATATAAACTAGGAATTGAACCAGTGGCAAGATTAGGGGACTTATTTGTAGCTTGGAATCTTAAGAACTTAGGGAGAATGCCACAAGAAGCATTTGATAATAAATACAATGATTACTGTACTTATGCGGAGAATCTAACTAGTGGTCTAGGAGGAGCATTAACCAATGTATTTAACATCAACCTAGAAGAAAACACACTTTTAAGCCCTATTTATTATACTTTCACAGGCTTTGGAGAATACATAAAAGGCAATATGACACATGGAGAGACGGTAGAATACTTCAAGAGAGTCATAGAATCTATACTTATAGTAGAAGGTGGGGTAAAAGCCTTAGAAAAAGGCTATACTATAGTCAAAAATAAGCTAGCCACAACCTCAACTACAGGAGTAGTAGAAGGATTAAATCAAGTAGATGACATCATAAAGACAAGTGATGATATAAGGTATGAAAAGTATTGGGAGAATCTAGCGAAAAGAACAGATGATATTCCGCCTAACTGGACACCAGATGAGTATCAAAAATACATAAATGCTACAGAAAGGGTAGATGCAGAATTAGCACTAAAGAAAATAGATGCAGATGAGTTAATAGAAGCTAGAAAAAAGGCATTAAATGAGGGAGGGGTTAACACTGTTAAGGGTGGTTTGAATACTAAAGTACATCCAAGTAAGCAACCAAACATAGCAGCTGAACCAGTAGGAAGCAGAACCAAAATAAACTATTCGGATCCAGATCTTGATAATATTAGAGCTTTAACTAGAGAGAATGAAGCAGCGGATACATTGGCCAAACAAGGATATGTAGTAGAGCAGAATCCAAAAGTGCCTGGAAATAAGAATCCAGACTATCTAATAGAAGGAGAAATTTTTGATTGCTATTCGCCACAAAAAGGAACAAGCGTAAGAAATATTGCTAGTGGAATTAGTAACAAAGTTGAGACGGGTCAAACGAATAGGATTATTCTTAATCTTGACGATTGGCATGGAAATGGAGGAAACCTTGATGATTTAGTAACACAATTGAATGAGTGGCCAATTGAAGGGTTAGAAGAAGTTAAGATTATTAATCAATATCACGAGGTAATAAATATCTATCCATAA
- a CDS encoding EndoU domain-containing protein, which produces MDDTVEHIFNGKVEKIGAPNQYVTGWHYQAEFNPQGNKITKLVEGPDEYGTIIAEVEIQGIPKKQPSTFFSSQYTTEEVVDMIMQAHMNKARVPGTRNCFRGVADNGMCIEMFLAGDGTNIADVITAYPIHTSTLK; this is translated from the coding sequence TTGGATGATACAGTTGAACATATATTTAATGGAAAGGTAGAAAAAATAGGAGCACCTAATCAATATGTAACAGGGTGGCATTATCAAGCAGAGTTCAATCCACAAGGAAATAAAATTACTAAATTAGTAGAAGGACCGGATGAATATGGAACAATAATAGCCGAGGTAGAAATACAGGGAATACCTAAAAAGCAACCATCAACGTTTTTTAGTAGTCAATATACTACAGAAGAAGTAGTAGATATGATTATGCAAGCACATATGAATAAAGCAAGAGTACCTGGAACAAGAAATTGCTTTAGAGGAGTAGCTGATAACGGGATGTGTATTGAAATGTTTTTGGCTGGAGATGGTACTAATATTGCTGATGTTATTACTGCATATCCTATACATACTAGCACACTAAAATAA
- the cdiI gene encoding ribonuclease toxin immunity protein CdiI: protein MTRNAVNEEMRCYFSNEFPISDEEYFGDTGVAFYFDYPAVDEECIIMLSNQEFYEVIKKKYMEYLKDNKMNQKEILRLLDEIKCKLSL, encoded by the coding sequence TTGACGAGGAATGCTGTTAATGAAGAGATGCGATGCTATTTCTCTAACGAGTTTCCCATAAGTGATGAAGAATATTTCGGAGATACAGGAGTTGCATTTTATTTTGATTATCCAGCAGTAGATGAAGAATGCATTATTATGTTGTCTAATCAAGAATTTTATGAAGTTATTAAGAAAAAATATATGGAATATTTAAAGGATAATAAAATGAATCAGAAAGAAATATTGAGGCTATTGGACGAAATTAAGTGTAAATTAAGTTTATAG
- a CDS encoding sensor histidine kinase, with translation MEKKSVGALAFLWLKDHRKSIVLYLVLMFLYCVVAALSKIPMGPIIYSTYVFGFIGIVICLWDYQKYVKKYHALLNVYENRGISLEQLPMSKNLIEETYQEILKALYDNQQAAKMQLGEQKTEMSDYYTLWAHQIKTPIAAMKLLLEQKEEQNGYMLETELFKIEQYVEMVLQYLRLESISSDLVLKPYSLQDIVRQAVKKYAMSFIGKKLTLQLEPFEETVLTDEKWISFVIEQILSNSLKYTQTGSITISVEDTEEETKLMIKDTGIGISPEDLPRICDRGFTGYNGRMDKKSTGIGLYLCKQVTTRLSHHLEITSVVGKGTTVTLGFRKNKKI, from the coding sequence ATGGAAAAAAAGAGTGTGGGAGCCTTAGCTTTCTTATGGTTAAAGGACCATAGGAAGAGTATAGTACTTTATTTAGTACTGATGTTTCTTTACTGCGTAGTAGCAGCTTTATCTAAGATTCCTATGGGGCCTATTATATATAGTACCTATGTATTTGGATTTATAGGTATAGTTATTTGCTTGTGGGATTATCAAAAATACGTTAAAAAATATCATGCTTTATTAAATGTCTATGAAAATAGAGGGATCTCATTAGAACAGCTACCTATGTCAAAGAATCTTATTGAGGAAACTTATCAAGAGATTTTAAAGGCGCTTTATGATAATCAACAAGCAGCAAAAATGCAATTAGGTGAGCAAAAAACTGAGATGTCAGACTACTATACCTTGTGGGCACATCAGATTAAAACGCCTATTGCAGCTATGAAGCTTTTACTGGAACAAAAGGAAGAACAAAATGGTTATATGTTAGAAACAGAGCTTTTTAAAATAGAACAATATGTGGAAATGGTGCTGCAGTATTTAAGGCTAGAGAGTATTTCATCAGATTTGGTCTTAAAACCCTATTCCCTTCAAGATATCGTAAGACAAGCTGTGAAGAAGTATGCTATGAGTTTTATTGGGAAAAAGTTAACACTTCAGTTAGAGCCTTTTGAGGAAACCGTATTAACAGATGAGAAGTGGATTAGTTTTGTAATCGAGCAAATTTTATCAAATAGCTTAAAGTATACACAAACAGGAAGTATTACTATTTCAGTAGAAGATACGGAAGAAGAAACAAAGCTTATGATTAAGGATACTGGTATTGGCATTAGTCCAGAAGACTTGCCTAGAATCTGCGATAGAGGTTTTACAGGTTATAATGGTAGAATGGATAAGAAGTCAACGGGTATAGGACTATACCTTTGCAAGCAGGTGACAACAAGACTTTCACATCACTTAGAAATAACTTCAGTGGTTGGAAAGGGAACAACGGTTACTTTGGGCTTTCGTAAGAACAAAAAAATATAG
- a CDS encoding ABC transporter ATP-binding protein: protein MSLLEVKNLNKVYTTRFGGAQVQALDNVSFSVEKSEYVAIMGESGSGKTTLLNLLASLDAPTRGEILLEGKSFATIKPSARCAFRRDHLGFVFQDFNLLDTFSIKDNIILPLVLQGEKYEVMGERLEALAKQLRIEEILPKFPYEVSGGQKQRAAVARALITQPKVVLADEPTGALDSKASNQLLDLFGEINKQGQTIVMVTHSTRAASHASRVLFIKDGNLFNQIYRGEMNDKEMYRHISNTLTVLQAGGGDNE from the coding sequence ATGTCATTGTTAGAAGTTAAAAATTTAAATAAAGTATATACTACTAGGTTTGGAGGCGCACAGGTTCAGGCTTTGGATAATGTAAGCTTTTCTGTGGAAAAAAGTGAATATGTAGCCATTATGGGTGAATCAGGTTCAGGAAAGACGACATTACTTAATTTACTTGCATCTTTAGATGCACCTACTAGAGGTGAGATTTTATTAGAGGGCAAATCCTTTGCTACTATTAAACCTAGCGCTAGATGTGCTTTTCGTAGAGATCATTTAGGTTTTGTATTTCAAGACTTTAATTTATTAGATACTTTTTCAATTAAAGATAATATTATACTGCCTCTTGTCTTGCAGGGGGAAAAGTATGAAGTAATGGGAGAGAGGCTGGAAGCATTAGCTAAACAGTTAAGGATTGAAGAAATCCTACCTAAGTTTCCCTATGAAGTTTCAGGAGGACAAAAACAAAGAGCAGCAGTTGCTAGAGCCCTCATTACACAGCCTAAAGTTGTTTTGGCAGATGAGCCTACGGGAGCTCTGGATTCTAAAGCTTCTAATCAGCTTTTAGACTTATTTGGTGAGATTAATAAACAAGGACAAACTATCGTTATGGTAACGCATAGTACTAGAGCTGCAAGTCATGCAAGTCGTGTACTTTTTATTAAGGATGGCAACCTTTTTAATCAGATTTATAGAGGAGAAATGAACGATAAGGAAATGTATAGGCACATTTCCAATACTTTAACAGTTTTACAAGCAGGAGGCGGTGACAATGAATAA
- a CDS encoding FtsX-like permease family protein: MNKAVLLPKLSLNGIKKNGSVYVPYMLITTFSVFVFFIFSAICDNKMLYDLPYADYVMVLMQIGRVLLGIILAPILFSTHEFLVKQRKNELGLYNVLGLDQKYIGAIMCLESIFIYLVTTGLGILVATVFSKLIYLLLLNVSGLPVDTEFVGSFKSYEYTIVYFGVISLVNLGVSLWQVFITKPIELLKSNKKGEKEVRFLGFRAVMGFLILATGYYIALITELDSMIFVNFFLAVMLVIWGTRSIFKTGTIAILRWMKSKPNIYYKKKNFVTISGMLYRMKRNAQGLANICIFSTMIIITLICTLTVLTGEEGAVRFNYPMDAEYHFNVDEFDTLEKQEAFKAKVEEIAKAASSKITDYKEFTFQKVKGYKQDNAFLNASLHGGSREDTFALRFMTLSDYNRIENKQETLAENEVLIFSKSEDFASNEVILEDETFKVKEELKSFTIEAKEERNMVDETYYIILKDKESIDTLAAKFSASPKEDELYNIHFNIEAAEVNKDLLIENLNTYIDTAYGHRSSGYVGQWRKETRSMNGGFIFLGIFFGIVFSVCLVQMMYYKQISEGFEDKKSFEILQQVGMSDEEVKATIKRQILIVFFLPLIFAIIHMAFGLQVVKNLLGVLNLYNDALIYACSGVVIVAFTLLYVISYLFTAKAYYKIVKRMN; the protein is encoded by the coding sequence ATGAATAAAGCTGTCCTTTTACCAAAACTAAGCCTTAATGGCATTAAGAAGAATGGTTCAGTGTATGTACCTTATATGCTCATTACGACTTTTTCAGTGTTTGTATTTTTTATTTTTAGTGCTATCTGTGATAATAAAATGCTTTATGATTTACCTTATGCAGACTATGTAATGGTCCTGATGCAAATCGGTCGTGTGCTTCTAGGAATTATTTTAGCACCTATTCTTTTTTCTACCCATGAATTTCTAGTGAAGCAAAGAAAAAATGAACTAGGGCTTTATAACGTATTAGGTTTAGATCAAAAGTATATAGGTGCCATTATGTGCCTTGAAAGTATATTTATTTATCTAGTAACCACAGGTCTAGGTATACTGGTAGCAACTGTTTTTTCTAAACTGATTTATTTACTCCTTTTAAATGTTTCAGGACTTCCGGTAGATACTGAGTTTGTGGGTAGTTTCAAAAGCTATGAGTACACCATTGTTTATTTTGGTGTGATTAGTTTAGTTAACTTAGGAGTTAGCTTATGGCAAGTCTTTATTACTAAACCTATCGAACTTCTTAAGAGCAATAAAAAAGGAGAAAAAGAAGTAAGGTTTTTAGGCTTTAGAGCAGTTATGGGATTCCTTATTTTGGCCACAGGATATTATATAGCACTGATTACAGAGTTAGATAGTATGATATTTGTCAACTTTTTCTTAGCAGTAATGCTGGTTATTTGGGGGACCAGATCTATTTTTAAAACAGGTACCATTGCTATTTTAAGATGGATGAAAAGCAAACCTAACATTTATTATAAAAAGAAGAATTTTGTTACCATATCAGGCATGCTTTATCGTATGAAAAGAAATGCACAAGGCCTAGCAAATATTTGTATTTTTAGTACCATGATTATTATTACTTTAATTTGTACGTTAACGGTTTTAACAGGAGAAGAAGGAGCTGTACGTTTTAATTATCCTATGGACGCCGAGTATCATTTTAATGTAGATGAGTTTGATACATTAGAAAAGCAAGAAGCTTTTAAGGCAAAGGTGGAAGAAATAGCCAAAGCTGCTTCTTCAAAAATAACAGATTATAAAGAGTTTACGTTTCAAAAGGTAAAAGGTTATAAACAAGATAATGCTTTTCTTAATGCAAGTTTACATGGTGGAAGTAGGGAAGATACTTTTGCACTGCGTTTTATGACCCTATCAGATTATAACCGTATAGAAAATAAACAAGAAACTTTAGCAGAGAATGAAGTTCTCATTTTTAGCAAAAGTGAAGATTTTGCTAGTAATGAAGTGATTTTGGAGGATGAGACCTTTAAAGTAAAAGAAGAACTTAAGTCATTTACCATTGAAGCCAAAGAAGAAAGAAATATGGTGGATGAAACTTACTATATTATTTTAAAGGATAAGGAATCAATAGACACTCTAGCAGCTAAGTTTAGCGCATCACCAAAAGAAGATGAATTATACAATATTCATTTTAATATAGAAGCGGCAGAAGTGAATAAGGATTTATTGATTGAAAATCTAAATACCTATATAGATACAGCTTATGGACATCGTTCATCAGGTTATGTAGGACAATGGAGAAAAGAAACAAGGTCTATGAATGGTGGTTTCATTTTCTTAGGGATTTTCTTTGGTATTGTTTTCAGTGTTTGCCTTGTGCAAATGATGTATTATAAACAAATATCAGAGGGCTTTGAGGATAAAAAGAGTTTTGAAATTTTGCAGCAAGTAGGGATGAGTGATGAGGAGGTAAAAGCAACAATTAAAAGGCAAATTCTCATTGTATTTTTCTTACCTCTTATTTTTGCTATTATTCATATGGCTTTTGGCTTACAAGTCGTGAAAAATTTATTAGGTGTACTCAACTTATACAATGATGCATTAATTTATGCGTGCAGTGGTGTAGTCATTGTTGCATTTACCCTACTTTATGTAATTAGTTATCTGTTTACAGCGAAAGCTTATTATAAAATTGTAAAGCGTATGAATTAA
- a CDS encoding response regulator transcription factor, whose translation MILKENEWNTMNNILLDMYEIRDINELTDRLLKTFRMLIPYTQGYYLIFNKEGKIDVKQSSFIFSDDNSVDEYLKHYYHVDYLKYVSDFTKKTVTYRDTDILDEDIRKKTEFYREFLRPKNIPYGCGIILLKEEKIIGIINLFRSSELGDFSDKDLYILDNLKLHLRNIQYHLCAKEIEGKESKLDSVCKQYDLSEREGEVVQLVNDGCSNSEIGEKLSISISTVKKHFYNIYNKTGVKNRTQLLVLLK comes from the coding sequence ATGATACTAAAAGAGAACGAATGGAATACGATGAATAACATTTTATTAGATATGTACGAAATAAGGGATATTAATGAACTAACTGATAGATTGTTAAAGACGTTTCGCATGTTGATACCCTATACGCAAGGTTATTATCTTATTTTTAATAAGGAAGGGAAAATAGATGTTAAACAATCTAGTTTTATCTTTAGCGATGATAATAGTGTAGATGAATACCTTAAGCACTACTATCATGTGGACTACCTGAAATATGTATCTGACTTTACCAAAAAGACAGTAACTTATAGAGATACAGACATACTAGATGAAGATATAAGAAAGAAAACGGAGTTTTATAGGGAATTCTTAAGGCCTAAAAATATTCCCTATGGTTGTGGCATTATTTTATTAAAAGAAGAAAAAATAATAGGCATTATTAATCTGTTTAGAAGCAGTGAGCTGGGAGATTTTTCAGATAAAGATTTATATATCCTAGATAATTTAAAGCTTCACCTTAGGAATATTCAATATCATTTATGCGCTAAGGAGATAGAAGGAAAGGAAAGTAAACTAGATTCAGTCTGCAAGCAATATGATCTTTCAGAGCGAGAAGGAGAGGTGGTACAATTGGTTAATGACGGGTGCTCTAATAGCGAGATTGGTGAAAAGCTGTCTATTAGCATTTCTACGGTAAAGAAGCATTTTTATAATATTTATAATAAGACTGGTGTTAAAAATCGAACGCAGCTTTTGGTATTATTAAAGTAA
- a CDS encoding urea amidolyase associated protein UAAP1, with amino-acid sequence MKKIWSKTLKPGEKWSGNIGRGKYIHFKALGKDANVSLLLYNMRDTSERYNMPDTLKAQYTAHLTKGNVLMSDNGRVFASIVEDSLGWHDTISGYTTRMMTDEKYGKTTYQDLRNDWLRSGEENFAVELVRNNMGPRDLVPCVNLFSKVYVEEDGSMHYEAGHCTEGATVTLRTEMDMIIILSNTPNPLNPSETYPSVPVTVEVYDAPPVDLTDECVNHRPENYRAFENTWDYYNLLGL; translated from the coding sequence ATGAAAAAGATTTGGAGTAAAACATTAAAACCAGGAGAAAAATGGTCAGGCAATATTGGAAGAGGTAAATACATTCACTTTAAAGCATTAGGAAAAGATGCCAATGTATCTTTATTACTTTATAACATGAGGGATACTTCAGAACGTTACAATATGCCAGATACTTTGAAGGCTCAGTATACTGCCCACTTAACAAAAGGAAATGTACTTATGAGCGATAATGGTAGAGTTTTTGCTAGTATCGTAGAAGATAGCCTGGGATGGCATGATACGATTTCAGGCTATACAACAAGAATGATGACAGATGAAAAGTATGGAAAGACCACTTATCAAGATTTAAGAAATGATTGGCTTAGAAGTGGAGAAGAAAACTTTGCAGTAGAGCTAGTCAGAAATAATATGGGGCCTAGAGATTTAGTACCATGTGTCAATCTTTTCTCAAAGGTTTATGTAGAAGAAGATGGCAGCATGCATTATGAAGCAGGTCACTGCACCGAAGGCGCTACTGTTACCTTAAGAACAGAGATGGATATGATTATTATTCTTTCAAATACACCTAATCCACTTAATCCAAGTGAGACTTATCCAAGTGTTCCAGTTACTGTTGAAGTTTATGATGCGCCACCTGTAGATTTAACGGATGAATGTGTGAATCATAGACCAGAAAACTATAGAGCATTTGAAAACACTTGGGATTACTATAACTTACTTGGCCTATAA
- a CDS encoding urea amidolyase associated protein UAAP2 gives MYGFIKKESDLKIEDAIYDEVVNAGDGWMHELLPGQTFRILDMEGNQAVDTTFYDMTNPEDHYGAVTTVVMQQNIYLTTGSILRTESGKPLLEITADLTGRHDTLGGACSSQSNTVRYAREKIDMHNCRDSFMLQLAKSDSGIQKRDLAPNINFFMNVPVTKEGGLKLDDGVSAPGKYVEMKALEHTMVLISNCPQLNNPCNAYNPTPVRLLIWDTK, from the coding sequence ATGTACGGATTTATTAAAAAAGAAAGTGACTTAAAAATAGAAGATGCTATTTATGATGAAGTAGTAAACGCAGGTGATGGTTGGATGCATGAGCTTCTTCCAGGCCAAACTTTTCGTATTTTAGATATGGAAGGTAATCAAGCAGTGGATACAACCTTTTATGATATGACGAATCCAGAAGATCATTATGGAGCAGTAACAACCGTTGTCATGCAACAAAACATTTATTTAACGACAGGGAGCATTCTTAGAACGGAATCAGGAAAACCCCTACTTGAGATCACAGCCGATCTTACAGGGCGCCATGATACCTTAGGTGGTGCGTGTTCTTCTCAAAGTAATACGGTGAGATATGCTAGAGAAAAAATTGACATGCATAACTGCAGAGATAGCTTTATGCTTCAACTAGCAAAAAGCGATAGTGGTATTCAAAAGCGTGATTTAGCACCTAATATTAACTTCTTTATGAACGTACCGGTTACCAAAGAAGGTGGATTAAAATTGGATGATGGTGTATCTGCGCCAGGTAAATATGTAGAGATGAAAGCATTAGAACATACCATGGTACTCATTAGTAACTGTCCACAGCTTAACAATCCATGTAATGCATACAATCCTACACCTGTAAGATTACTTATTTGGGATACAAAATAA